The DNA sequence CGCTTGCGCCGGTGGAGGGGCAAATGAACGGCCTCACCTCTTCCACACCCTCGCCGTCGGTGATCCGGCTCATGGTCAGCGGTTTTCTGCTCATGATGGTCCAAAGCGCACTCTTGTTGATGTCCCCGGCGCTCGACCGGAACTCCGGCATGCTGATCTGGGTCCTGACACCTCTGGCGTTCTCAGCCTTCGTCGCCGCGCTCATCGGTATTCCCGAGCCGCCCGAACAGCATTGGAGGCACCGTCATGGCAGATAGGCTGCTCGGTCGTGTTCGCCGCGGCCCGATACTGCTGGTGCTCGCCACGGGCAATCTGCTGGCTGTCGCAGTTGCATTCGCCGCAGCCGGACCGATCAACAGCGCCGCCCCGTCGCGTAGCACGATCGGGCGGACGTGGCCGATCGCAGAACCTGATGCGCTCGCCGAGATCGAAGCCAAGGTCGCGACGCTTCCGAGCGACATGAGCAAGGCCTTCGGCCCGCGCGACAGGTGGACGGCGCTCAAGGCCGCGCCACTCGGGATTGCCGGCGCCGACCGGGTCCGCAGTGTCGTACCCTTCTATACACTCGATTTCGACATCACCTTGCCCGATGGCAAGACGCTCTATCCCAAGGGCTTCACCTTCAACCCGCTGACCTATGTGAAGCTGCCCCAGCGCCTCGTCGTCGTGCATCCGCGCGAACTCGACTGGGCGCTCCGCAACGCCCGCGCCAGCGATTTCATTCTACTCTCGGCGCTGGGCACGCAAAATGGCGATGCGATCGATCTTAGCGAGAAGACTGGCCGGCCGATCTACATCCTGGAGGAAAGGGTCAAGCAGCGTCTCGGGCTGACGGTGGCGCCGGTCATCGTCGAGCAGTCCGGTACACGGCTCGTTCTCACCGAATATGGGCCCAGGAGCCGCGCCGCTGCCGTTCCGCCAAAAGGAGCGACGCGATGATCGGACGTCTGCCTGTCTTCGTCGCTGGCCTGATCATCGGGCTTGTCATGACGCTTGCCTGGCCAAGCCAGGCCCATGCCTCCAAATGCGAGGCTGGCACGGTCTTCAATCCGATCACCAAAGTGCGCTGGACCTGCATCTTTCCGATCACGGTCGGGGGCATTCGCGTCGGCAGCTTCGACAAGCTCGACAAGGCGCTCGACGCGCAATCGGCCTCCAAGCCCTTGTGCGCCTGTCGCAAGGGCATCCAGTTCTGGTTCGGGGTCAAGGTTTCCTACTGGTCGCCGAACCGAATGGTGGATGTCGTGACCGAACCCGGTTGCATGATGGCCCTGGGTGCCGATCTGCTGCCGACAGGCGGCAAGCTGCAAGGCAGCCAATCGTCGATCTCGGACGGCACCAACACGCGCAAGATGTTCGCACAGATGCACTATTACATCTCGCCGGTCTGGGCGATGCTCGACATGTTCACCGACCTGCCCTGCCTCGAGAATGACGGCTTCGATGTCGCCATGATCACCGAGGTATTGCCCACCTGGCAGTCGGGGACGTTAGGCGCGATCATCCAGCCCGAGGGCATATTGTTCGGCAACCCTGCCGCCGGCCTTGCCTGCATGGGCGACAGCGCCGCGGCGGCCGCAGGCAAGGTCATCGATCCACTCTTCTGGTGCATGGGGAGCTGGGGCGCCACCTATCCGATCGCCGGCGACATCCATTTCGACGACAGCGTCGAGGCCTGGGCGGGACTCGCAGCACGCGGGGTCTTCATGATGGGGCGCCTGGGCGCGCTCACCATCAGCTCGTCGGATGGTTGCTCCTTCATCCCCCAGCCCGTCTGGACCAAGAGCCGTTACAAGCTTCAGATCATGGAGCCTGTGAAGGGCGGCAAGTGCGTGAATATTGGTCGGCCGGGTTCACTCTGGTCCTCGGCCAAGCACGCGCCGGGCAAAGACAATGCCCAATTCATGCTCTTCGAAAAGGTGATCTGCTGCGCCGGGATACCGGTGCCATGACAGACACGATTTCCCCAATTCCCGCGCGCGACAGCCGTCCTTTCCGGAGGTCTGTTCGCCAAGGCCCCTACGGTCGAGGGCTGCCGTGCGGGATAGGAGCGGCGCCGCCAAGCCCCCCTGGCGGCGTCGCTCCACCCCCGGCCAGCGCGGCCGCAATGCTCCCCCGGTGGGACCGGCGTCTCCTCTCCGCCTGTTCCATCATCGCGAACGCGCTGGCCATCTCCTTTTCTTCGTGCGCGCCGGCACAAACAATGGAGCAAAGGGCGCATATCGCAGCCGATGCATCGCGTGCTAAGACCAGCGACAGCGACGCGCTTCAGCAGAACTATGTGACGCCTGGCCTTGCCGGACAGCAGATCTCGACCGTCGACAACAGCCGCACTTTCGCGCCGAACATCGCCTGCCAGAAGACCGCAACGATGCTCGAGGTGCTGGTCCAGCCTTCGGGCACGGGCGACCTCGGCACAGTCACCATCGCGCGTGACACCGATCTCGATGGGACGGTCGATGCGACCTCGAACCTCCCCGTGCCGGTCTCGGGCATTTGCGCGAACGGCGTTGTGTCATGCCAGCCTGGCAGCTGGAATGGGTGCAGCTTCTATCGCTGGGACGTCGATGCGGCGAAGGCGTTGAAGCTGACCTCTGTCGACATGCCGAAGCTCGCCGGCTGCTACTGCATCAACAATAGCTGCGGCACCAATCTTGCCTGGGGCAATATGGCGTCCGTGCTGCGCGATCTCGGCGGCGGGATGATTGGCGCGCTGACGACCGCCGATCCGCGCTATGGGGTCGCGGAAGCCGTTATCGATGGACCCGCCATTCGCTATGTCGGCGCGCAGTCGACCGCCTGCTCCTCCAATCCGAACCTGCCCCAGACCGCCTATCGATCCAATCCCGCGATCATCGCCTCGGACGCCTATGCCGCATCGAGTGGTAGTGCGGTGTTTCAGGCGCTCAAGGGCTCGGCGGTCGGAAGCGGCACGTCGCTTCAATATCGGCATTGCACCATCGAACGGCGGGTGACGGTGCTTAAGCCCGGCGCGGAGGATATCATCGGCCGGACCTCTGGCGGCTATTCGACAATTCAGAACGGCTCGTCCTTCGATTTCCTGATGGGTTCGCCAGCCGACAACAGCCTTGCGGGGGGCAGTTGTACGCTCATCGACTTCCGCATGACGCTGCATGTGAGCGATCCCGATCGCATTATCGACGCACGCCTCACCCAGTTCTTCGCCGACGATTGGGCGCAGGTACGGATCGATGGTCAACTGATCGGTTCGGGCCCTTCGCCCTGGACAACGCTTGGACTTCCACCGAGCAAATGCGAACTCAAGAAGACCTTTTATGCCTATCCCAATCTCGACCTGAAGCCCTGGCTCACGGCCGGCGATCACGAGATCTGGCTGCGCGTTGCGGTGGCATCGGGCGGCGAGGGTTTCGCGCAGGTGCATGTCGATGTCGACAATAGCTGCAAGACGCTGGAACAACTGGTCGACGGTTGCGGGGCGATCGCCGCCGATCCGCAATGCAAGCTCGACAGTGAGCTGGTCGATGGGGTCCAGACCTGGATCAACGGTGTGGCGACCGGTCTGAGACCCCTGCCCCAGACCCGTATCCTGGGCGGCCCCGCCTGCCCGACCGACCTCATGCGCGACTTCTTCCTGAAGGACCGCACCTATCGCTGTAACGTCGACGACATCGCGAAGCCTGATACGAGCCGCGGCGCTTATATCATCGACCATTCGACCGAGACGTTGCTGGCCGACCGGACGCGTCAGAGCGACGGCAGCTTCGCTACCTCGACACGCGCCTTCAGCCTACCCGATCGCGGCTCGGTGCCGGCGTGCGAACCCGTCTGCAAAACGCGCGCGCCCAAGACGAACAGCGAAGCGGCCATCGACGGCGTTGTCGGCAGCAAACAGAATGTGCCGACCGGTTACGACACCTTCTTCCACGCCTGCTCCGCCGACAATCGATGCCCGGCAGGGCCTGGCGAGGAAATCATATCGGCCTGCGGCTGCCTCGACGATTTCCCCGAAGCGGTCGTGATGATGCAAACCGTCCGCCTTGCCGGCGCGGATCTCGTCTGCACCGGGAGCGTGCAATGATCGGTTCTTCCCTCCACAGGCAATGGCGTTTCGATCCGCGCGGTGCCGCGCTGGCGCTGGTGCTCGGCCTGGGAGTTGCCCTCGCCTGCCCGAGTGCCGCCAATGCGCAGCAGATCTGCGCCGCCGATCTCAACAATAATGGTGATGCGGCCGACGAAGGGGAGCAGGCAAGCTGCCTCGCGACCAACAGCGGAGCATGGCTCTGTCCGATCCAGGAGGTCGATTGCGTCGCCGATGCCATGGGCCAGTATAGCTGCCCGGTGGGTCCGCAATATGCCTGCCTCGTCAAGAGCACCGGTGGGGCGCCATCCTGTTCGCCCAATCAGTGCGCCGATCTCGCGACCAATCCGGTCGTCGAGGAACCGCCGATGGACGATCCGGGCACCGAGCCCAACGGCGGCATCGATGCCGACGGCAATTGCATGGGGACCATCGAGATATTCTCGGGCCGCGGCGTGCGCTGCCGGCCTGCCGGGCTTTCGACCACCTTCGCCAATTGCTGCAAAGACAAGGGCAAGATCGTGAAAGATGGGATGGGATCGTCCATCTCGTCAATCGGCACCAAGATCGCGGTGGCCAAGGGCGTGTTCACCGGCATGAAGGCCGCCTACACAGCGTTCAAGGCCGGGGCGACAGCAAGTCAGGCGGCGAGTTCTGGCGCCAACGCTTTGATCGTGGGACTTGACCCGACTTCAATCGCGATCAGCCTCGCGATCAATTTCATGATCGATTTCCTGTTCTCCGGCTGCGACCAGCAGGACATGGAAACCGCGATGCTCCGGTCGTCGGGCATGTGCCACGAGATCGGCAGCTATTGCACGTCGAGCTTCCTCGGCATCTGCCTCCAGAAGGCGCGTGGGCATTGCTGCTTCAACACAAAGCTCGGGCGCATCATCCAGGAACAGGGCCGTCCCCAGCTCAAGGCGTTCAACGGCAACCTCTGGGGGACGGCAAAGAAGCCGATGTGCCGCGGCTTCACGCCGGAGGAGTTCCAGGCGCTCGACTTCAGCAAGATCGACCTCTCCGAATATTATGCGGACATCGAGGCCCGCGCCCAATCCGACATCCAGATAGACATGGGGGAGCGCGTCAATGCGTATCTCAAAGCGGTCAATCCATAAACTCGGCCTCCTTGCGCTGATAGGCGCTGCAACCGCCGCGCTCGGACAGGATGCCACGCATGGCGCCGATCAAGGCGATGCCAGGCAAGCCGCCGCCGATCAGGGCCAGGCCAGCATGGACCGGCTCGAAAGCGCCGTCGCCCGTGGGAAGCAAGCTGTGGGGCAACCGCCCGATCTGAGGCTTCCGCGTACCGATAACCCTGCCGACCGCAGGCGGGCCTTCGAAGGTCTTAGGGGCCGCGCGCCTATGCCAGAAATGGATGCGCGCGCCCGCGCTGCGCAGGCGCGCGGAGAAGTAAGCCTTGCAGCCGAGCGGGAACGACAAGCCAAGGCATTGCGCCAGGCGTTGGGGCTGGAACCTGCCGAAGAACAAGTGCTCGCCAAGGCCGCCCCTGCGGTGACCGCCAAGGGTTGGGTACCGGTCCTGTTCGTCTCCTCCTCGATGCCAATCTCGACGCTGCGCAACTATGCGGTCCAGCTCGAGCGGGTGCACGGGGTGATGGCGTTTCGCGGCGTGCCGGGAGGTCTTCGGAAGATGGGCCCGATGGCGAAGCTGACGGCCCAGATCCTGCGTCTCGATCCGGGCTGTGAGGGGCCGAACTGCGTCATGCGCAATGTCCAGCTCATCATCGACCCCATCGTGTTCCGGCAGCACGGGATCGTCCAGGTCCCCGCGCTCGCGATGGTGCCAGGCGATCCGACCCAGGCTTATTGCGAACGCGACGATGACAGCCCTCGTTCAGCCCATGTCGTGTTCGGCGACAGCGCGCTCTCCGGAATGCTCGACGAATATGCCCGCCTGGGCGGGAAAGAGGAGGTAAGCCATGCTCAGGCTCTTCTGGCTAATCGTTAGGTGGATCACCGGTCTGTGGCCACGCTTGCGCAGCCTGCCGCGCAAGGCGGCGGTGACGCTCGGCGCTCCCGGCCCCGATCAGCCCGCGCGGCCGGAACGACTCTGGCACGCCATGCTGGTAGTTCTGCCCCTTGCGCTGTTCGCCGCAGTCCTGATGCCGCAAGTCACCTTGGTCATGTCCCCGTCGATCGAGGCCTATGCCGTGCGCAAGAGCCCCGGGCCGATCATCCGTGGTGATTATGTGATGTTCACGCTGCATCACGCGATTGCGGGTCCAAAGCCGGTATCGGTCACCAAGCATGCGCTCTGCCTGCCCGGCGACCGGCTTACAATGTTCGAGACGCCCTCCCCACTCAAGCCGAGCAGCTGGGACGGTCACTATTACTGCAATGGCCAGCTTCTGGGTGTGAGCCTTCCACTGGCCCATAACGGGATGGAACTCAGCCATATGAAATGGAGCGGCATCATCCCCGCCGGGATGGCCTATGTCGGATCGACGCATCCCAGGGGGTTCGACAGTCGCTATTTCGGGCTGTTGCCGATCACGAGTCTCATTCGCATGGAGCGCATCCTGTGAGCGGTCGCGATCAGAATAGGCTCACCGAGCAGCGCCCGGAGTGCCAGACCACGCTACGCAGCACGCAGTGTCTTATGTGGTTAGCCTTGCACGGCCCGAACCGCTTCGATGGGCATGAGCAGAACGCGCTCTCCCAGCGGCGAGACGATGAAACCATGCCGCGCGTAGAAGCCGACGGCTTCGTCGTCGATCGCGTGCACGATGACCGCGCGAACCCCGGCGATCTCCGAGGCGGCAGCACAGCGGCGCAGGGCATCGGCAAGCAGATCGGCGCCAAGGCCAAGCCCCTGAAAGCTCGATGCAACGGCCAGCCTCGCGATCAAAAGCAGGGGCACCTTGTCGGGCATACCCTTGCGCAGTCTCGCAGTGGGCAAGGCCGCGCGCTCCTCCATCGCGGTGGTAATCGTATAATAGCCGACCACCTGACGGGGCCGCTCGGCATCGCAGACCACATAGGTGCGTGCCGAAGCGCCTTCGCTGGCAAGGGCGCGCTCGGCGAGCCAGCTGTTGAGCGAGGCATGGCGCCCATTATCGAACGCGGCGACCTCGTGATCGACGTTGAGGCGTTCGGGCGGCGTAACACGGCGCGTGGACATGGAATCGCGCGATGCGTCCGATCATCGATTCCAGAGTGGTTCGCGTTTCATCAGCTTTTCAAGGGCTGGCGACGGCGCGGGCGGCGCATCGAGAAGGCTCAGGAACTGCTCATGGCTTTCGGCATCCAGGAAAAAAGTGCGCTGATCGAGGATCGCGGCTTCGGCTTCCCGCCTCGCGCTCGCGAGCATGAACTCGGACAGCTTCTGACCACGCAACGAAGCGGCGCGGCTGAGCATCGCCTTGAGCTCGGCCGCAGCCCTGATCTGGATGACATCGTCCTTACGCGTCGAGGCGCTTCGATCGGTATGTGCGTGCTGTGCCATGTCGCTAAACTCCTTGGCCGTATCTGGCGTTTTGCCACGACAATGTCAATACAAAGTGACAGCCCGCATCGTCGACTTTCCATCATCGGCCTCACCCTCGCGGCGCTCTTTGCGCTTCCGCCATCGGTCAGTGCGCAAGGCGCTTCGGCTACCGTCCCATCCAGGCAAGGTTATTGGTGGTATGAGGCGCCCAAGCCAAAGCCTGAGGACAGCGCCGAGCCGGACGCATTGGTCAAGCCCGTCATACCACCGATGGCGGAACTGGCGACCTGGACTCCGCCGAAGATCCGCAAGCTCATCGAGGAGCAGCGCGACTATGCCGCGACGGTGCTGACGGTCGACGCGGTCGCCGATTTCTGGCGGCTTCAGGATTTCGCACGGCGCAAGGCACGCGCGTTCGCGGGTGTGACGCAGATCGCAATGCTGCAATATCCCGAACTCAACTCGAAGTCGGCCAACCCGATGGTCGGTGATGCCCGGTCAGAGATGTCGGCGGAGAAGGACGCCATTCGCCGATCCTATCTGCGCGCCCATGCGAGCGAGTTCGCTCTCGTCATGTTCTCGCGTTCAACCTGCGGATATTGTCGGGTCCAGTGGCCGATCATCCAGCGATTCCAGGAGGAAATGGGCTGGCAGGTCACGCTCATGGATATCGACAAGCGGCCTGATGTCAGCGCGCGGTTCGGAGTCGAGGTCACGCCGACGACCATGATCATCCGGCGCGGCAGCCAGCAACGCATGATCATAGCCTCTGGCGTCGAGGCATATCCCAACCTCGCACAGATGGCCTATCAGGCGGTGCGCTTGCTGCGCGGCGATATCCGGCCCGAGCAGTTCATGACAGGACCGGGCGAAGATGCCGGCTTCTTCGATGCACTCGGCAACGGCCCGGTGTCCGCAACCGATCCCCGTGCTCTCGACGGCGATCTGGTAGACGCTTCCATTGGACGGAAGCCGTGATGCGTGCGCTCATCCTCCTCGGCATCCCGGGCCTGGTCATCGGCATGGGTTCGGCATCCGCGCAGACCGTCAGCCAAGCGGAGGCGATGCGGGCCGCGATCCACCCGGTCGGCGACGCGAAGGCGATGCAGGCCTGGCTCTCGCGGGTTCCGGTCACACGGGAGTTCCCCGATGATTTCACGACCACGTTGAGAGGGCATGGCGCCGCGTTCGTCATCGAAATGACGACAACAGCCGGCTGCGTGCCCTGCGGCGATCTCTGGACCAAGCTGACGGCGCTCGGCGCGCGATATGGCTGGCACGTCCGCACGATCGGCGCCCAGGAGGCGATGATCCGGTCGGGACGTCTCGGCTTGCCCTGGGTCGGGCATCCCGTCGCCTGGGTTCGGCCGGTCTCGGACGATATTCGGGTCGTGCCGGTGGCGATCGGCACCGACCACGCGCCCAACCTGGCCCGCAATCTCTATCTGGCCGCGAAGATGCTGACGGGCGTGAGACCCGCGGTCGGCGTCCGCGCCATGTCCAAGTTCACCGGCATCGTGGGGCTGCCGGCGACCCGAACCGGAAGGCGCTGAGCGATGGCGGCCTCAGCCCTTCCTCCCTCACCTCAGATTGTCTGGAGTCCGCCATGTTTGCCAGGCCTCGTGCAGCCGTTCGCGCGCTGATCGCTCTCCTTGTCGCCACGGTTTTCTCCGCGGCGCCCGCCCATGCCCAGAGTTGGGCCGAGAGCTGGTTCGACAACGTCACCTATTCATCCCCCGGCAGCTTCGAGGATCAGACCCGCGGCTATGTGACCGCAGGCGGAATGTCGGGCCGGGTGGACGTCCATAATGACTATCTGATGTCGGTGAGCCTGCCCAAGGTCAGGGCGGGTTGCGGCGGCATCGACATGTTCCTCGGCGGCATGTCGTTCCTCGATCCCGATTATCTGGTCCAGAAGCTGGAGAGCATCCTTCAGGCGGCGCCGGCGGTCGCCTTCCAGTATCTGCTCGAGACGCTCGATGAGAAGATGGGGAACATCATCTCGAAAATGGAAGCGGCCACCAATTTCCTGAACTCGATTCAGGTCAATGACTGCCGTCTCGCCAATCGCATGGTGCAGATCGCGAAGGGCGACGACAATATGTCGGGGATCATCGAGGAGATGACCGGCTATCGCTCGGTCAAGCAAGGATTTGCGAAGAGCTACCAGCAAAGCCGCGAGAAGATCGAGGCGAACAACAACAACCCTACCGAAGACCTGAAGGACGCGCTCGCCAACTGCCCGGCAGAAGTGACCGACATCTTCCGCACCGGGTCGCTGCTTTCTCATGCCGCCTCGCGCGTCGGCGCAGCCGACTGGGCGAGCGTGATGCGCGCCCGGGTCGGCGACGTTTATATGCGCTGGGACGACGGTGACCGCGTGCCCTTGTTCACGGCCATTCCGCAATGCCCCGCACAGGACACGGAAAGCGCGCAGGATTTCCTGACAGGCCGCGTCCAGCGCCGTACGCTCAATTTCCCGCCGACCGGTGCCGACTGCGGGCAGGATGGATCGGGGCGCGGCGCGCTCGTTCTGGCCCGAGAGCGCATGCAGTCGATCGCGACCAAGATCCGCACCCGTGCGGCGCTCTCGGCCGAGGAGAAGCAGTTCGTCGCCAATGTCAGGACGCTTCCGGTCTATCGCATGCTGGAATGGGGCGTTCGTCAGGGCGTCGTCGACTCCGTCATTGCCGATACCGACGAACTGGTGGCCCTCACCCTCGCCTACCAGATGCTCAATGACCTGACCCGCACGATCGACTTCACCGTGATGAACGCCGAGCGCGGCGCGACCGTCGCGGGTTCGGCAGACGGGAACAACAAGAATGTCTGCCAGACGCGGATACTGTCCAAAGGCATCGAGCAGTTACGGGATCTCAGGGACGAGGTGCTGCGCCAGCGCGCGCAGATGCGCCAAAGTTACATGGCCGCTCTCAACCAGGCCAATCTTTCCGCGAACTACGCCGGGCTCCTGCGGACACGCGACCGTGATGCTCGCGACGCCGCCGGCGCCGCTGCCCGCAACCAATAGGAACAAATTGTCATGCGCAGGCTTGCGAGGCTGATTGCCACCTTCCCCGCCCTTTTCCTCGCTTCGCCCGCGCTCGCGGTCGATACGAGCTTCCACACCTATGACGGGTTTGCCGAGACGGTCGACGCCTTCCGTCTTGTCTCGATGATCTTCGGGGATCCACGCTACGAGACACTGGTGATGATCGTCGCGACGGTAGGCATCGGTCTCGGGGCAATAATCGCCAGCGTGCGAGGAACCGGCATGGGCCTCGTCGCCTTCGGTTTCCAGATCCTGGTCGGCGTCGGGCTCTTCGTCGGCCTGATCGCCACGACTGGCACGGTCCATGTCTATGATCGCGTCCGCAACGCCTATCAGCCGGTCGGCGGCGTTCCCAATCTGCTTGTCCTCGTCGCTGGAGCGACCAACATGATGGAGCGCGCGATGGTCGAGACGATCGACGACAATACGCTCGATCCCAACGCCAAGATCGAATTCGGCGCGGGCGGACACAGTTTCGACCTGTTCCTCAACGCGGTCAGCCCGCGCGGGCCGATGACCGATGTGTTCCTCGATGCGACCATCAAGGACTATGTCCGTCAATGCTATCCGGTCGCGCGCGTGTCGGCCGCCTATGGCGTCGACGACGATCAGTTGTTCCGGACCTCGGCCGACTTGCCTGCCTCGTTCGCGGCGATGGCGGGGCCAGCGACCTTCTCGACGGTCTATACCGAGGCCGACAAGGGCGGCACCACTGTGAGTTGCGCCGATGCCTGGACGCACATTTCGGATCGCCTGTCCGACCCCGTGCTGTTCGATAATTACACCAGTCAGATATGCGCACGCACGGGTTATGACACCGGCAATGCCCAGCAGATGACCCGCTGTCGGCAACAATTGGGCGAAATGGGCCAGATGATGCTCGGCCGGCCGCTGAGCGCACAAGCGTTCCTGACCGACATCCTTCTAGGCAACACGGTCGGCGACGTTCTCTTCGAGGATTCGCCGGCCAGTGCGGCCAGGGTCATGGCCAATCGCGCGGTCATCTCGAATGGCCTGGCGACTATGTCGGTCGCAAACGAATGGATGCCGACGATCCGGGCCACGGTGTTCGGTATCATGCTTTTCATGATCCCCATCGCTTTGCTGTTCATCCTGACGCCGATCAACCTGCGCGTGGCGAGCTTCGCGCTCGGTATGTTCGTCTTCGTGGCGCTCTGGGGTGTGATCGACGCGGGCATCTATCAGCTCACTCTCGGCCGTGCGACCGCGACGCTCGCCGAATTGCGATCCAATGCGCTCGCTGCCAATGCCTGGTTGCTGGCGCCGTCCGCCGCAATGAAGGCGCTTGCGATCTTCGGCAGTTTCCGCACGGCCGCCGCCGGGCTTGCCGGGGCTTTTGTGTTTACCGTTTTCCGTTTCAGCGGCAACGTGTTCACTTCCTTCACCTCGGGATCGCTTGGGATTGCGAGTCAGGGCACAGCCGCCGCCGCGCCGATGGGGACCAACGAGGGTCAGGCTTCGGCGCTGGAGGCTCAGGCTTCGGCGATGGGAACGCGGTCCCGCGCCGCGGCGGCTTCGAGCTTTGGGGATTTTGGGGAGCGCTCCACCTTCGGTGCGAACCGGACGTATGGCGAGGCTGGCCACATTCTGGGTGAGCGCCCAGGAACGCCGGGCGGTACGGCTTTCGCGCTCGGCGGCATCGAGGGTTCGCGCCAATTGGGGAGCCTCGCGCCCGCGCTGGGCGAGCGCGATCTTGCCGATCCGTCTGTCGCGCGCGCAGTCCAGGCCAATGCTGCCACCACGGCCATCCATCAGTTCGCCGAGAAGGATGCGTTGAGAAGTCTTGGGACAAGCTATTTCGGCCAGGGCGAAGCCGGCGAGAAGGCGTTCGCCGCCTTCAGCCAGAACCTTGTCCAGTGGCGCGCATTTGGCGACCAGCGCGCTTATGGGATGATGATGCAAGGCGCGACGCGTCACTTTGAACGCGCTGGTTATTCGCCAGCGGACGCGCAGCTCAAGGCGTCGGGTGTTATCGGCGAGGCGCAGGCCGACCCCACCTTCGCCAAGCTCACTGCCAATGCTTTCGACCAGGAGCAGATGTTCAGGAACGATCTCACCTCCGCGCAAATCCAGGTGGGTGCGATGGAGGGACGCCGGGATCATGCTGGCGACAATGTAGCCGGCATCGAACGCGCCAATGTCGCAAC is a window from the Altererythrobacter sp. B11 genome containing:
- a CDS encoding conjugal transfer protein TraG N-terminal domain-containing protein — its product is MRRLARLIATFPALFLASPALAVDTSFHTYDGFAETVDAFRLVSMIFGDPRYETLVMIVATVGIGLGAIIASVRGTGMGLVAFGFQILVGVGLFVGLIATTGTVHVYDRVRNAYQPVGGVPNLLVLVAGATNMMERAMVETIDDNTLDPNAKIEFGAGGHSFDLFLNAVSPRGPMTDVFLDATIKDYVRQCYPVARVSAAYGVDDDQLFRTSADLPASFAAMAGPATFSTVYTEADKGGTTVSCADAWTHISDRLSDPVLFDNYTSQICARTGYDTGNAQQMTRCRQQLGEMGQMMLGRPLSAQAFLTDILLGNTVGDVLFEDSPASAARVMANRAVISNGLATMSVANEWMPTIRATVFGIMLFMIPIALLFILTPINLRVASFALGMFVFVALWGVIDAGIYQLTLGRATATLAELRSNALAANAWLLAPSAAMKALAIFGSFRTAAAGLAGAFVFTVFRFSGNVFTSFTSGSLGIASQGTAAAAPMGTNEGQASALEAQASAMGTRSRAAAASSFGDFGERSTFGANRTYGEAGHILGERPGTPGGTAFALGGIEGSRQLGSLAPALGERDLADPSVARAVQANAATTAIHQFAEKDALRSLGTSYFGQGEAGEKAFAAFSQNLVQWRAFGDQRAYGMMMQGATRHFERAGYSPADAQLKASGVIGEAQADPTFAKLTANAFDQEQMFRNDLTSAQIQVGAMEGRRDHAGDNVAGIERANVATEQGWRTGSNQGQREAASMLGLSVDETSRRIGFINALSGEARSTAISQLSRATGRNEAQVEAALERYSAATHLGTADGATAEAGREGTSVYGRTSEAAGYDFAERSGRLDAQREVGTSGTRNAARIGEQRRQSENFGFAEGAAAAGTSTREAARLDSFIQALSRTAGNQVDMSEGGAPGIADRARNERLTSIVDRERLTRMQGLLAEHGVNLSKRQIAMDQNGDLGLNLTPETAAAMWKAGLINESQLGAIANGGHARFSFAHNDLLVSSGTDFSRSARSDTSTRFEAGKQAGPDTIEHFMGGGAEGQAMLSNWLRGGFEMDRKGEWRLKPQVADTLQRDVQAVMAQTGWQRSLSRSAQDQTTMGTNVGIDVGRSVGVSDTETTGGRGSGSNRSRQAAPVNRTDRSTIGNFGAKVGFESHDTGSTTEDAHATMDIVNYDVRESIAAAERAAARSSNPEATFSRELSNRILGTEGMRNRYLQDADNGRATFDVTGPLTSLEQNSVLSKGSFSTDIQGSPGDGDSNYKKR